Proteins from a single region of Chloroflexota bacterium:
- the rpsO gene encoding 30S ribosomal protein S15 — translation MRVPLVDARDFSGATVGFVSPKREQVDALRLHSDDTGSAPVQIAGLSARIEELTEHLKQHRGDKHTRYGLLRMVGRRSRLLKYLRRTQPETYREVITTLGLRVRQ, via the coding sequence ATGCGGGTGCCCCTAGTGGACGCCCGCGATTTTTCTGGAGCCACCGTGGGTTTCGTTTCGCCCAAACGCGAGCAGGTCGACGCGTTGCGCCTGCACAGCGACGACACGGGCTCGGCGCCGGTGCAGATTGCCGGGCTGAGCGCGCGGATCGAGGAGCTCACCGAGCACCTGAAGCAGCACCGCGGCGACAAGCACACGCGCTACGGTCTGCTGCGCATGGTCGGGCGGCGGAGCCGCTTGCTGAAATACCTGCGGCGCACACAGCCCGAGACTTATCGCGAGGTGATCACCACCCTTGGTTTGCGGGTGCGCCAATAG